GTCGTGGGTCTGGACGCCACCGGCAATATACCCTGATTCGGGTTCGCTGGTCGAGGACTCGAGCGACCGAACCGTTCCGTCGTCGTCGAGCACGCAGCGGGCCGTCGTCTCGGCCTCGTTTCTTGCGACGCGATCGAGCAAGAGCGTTCCGTCGACGTCGGGTTCGTGATGGCGGTCGACGAGCCGGGAGAGATCGCAGTCGTCGTCGAAGACGTTGTCGCCGTTGACGGTCAGTACGTCGGTGGGGAGGGCTCCGTCCTCGTCCTCTTCAATGGTATCCGGATCAAAGACGCCGTAGCCCTCCTCGAACGCCGTACAAACCGCGTGGGCGAGTCCCTCCCGATCGTCTTGCACGGCATACCTGATCGGAACGCCATCGATCACGCTGCCGACGGTGTCGATCACGTCGCCGGCCCGATAGCCGACGACGATGACGATTCCGTCGACCCCGGCGTCGACAACCGAGCGCAGCGTCCGAACGAGCAGCGGTTCGCCCGCGATCTCGAGGAGCGGTTTCGGCGTCCGGTCCGTATACGGGCGTAAACGGGTTCCTCGGCCGGCGGCGAAGACGAGTGCGTGCATCGGATGGTCGGCGGGATAGTACACGACACGGGGTGTTGTGACTATCGGACTCGAGTTCTCGTAGGATCCGTCGCGAACGGCAAAAACGGCGGTCGAACGGCACGCAGGTGGTGTGTCGAGTGGTGTGTCGCGTACCGCTCGTCTGCCGTGACTGCAGTGGTGTGTCAGTCGCGCCGATTACCGGATGACGTCGACGCCGTTCTGTTTGTCGAGTTCCTCGCGGCCGCCGTCGCTGTGGGCGTTGAACTCGTTGTCGACGTTCTTGCTCGCGTCGAAGTCGGTGTTTTTGACGCCTTCGATGCTCTGTCGCGACTTGTCGGCCTGCTTCTGGGTCGTCGGACCGAGCACCTGTGCGCTCTGGACGCCGGTCATGATCGCCATGACGCGGACCTTGCCCTTGTAGTTCTCCTGGATCCGGGCGCCCCAGATCACGTTCGCCGAGGCCTCGAGGCGCTCGGTGATGTTGTCTGCGATTCCTTCGGCCTCTTTGAGGGTGAGGTCAGGACCGCCGGTGATGTGGACGAGGCCACCCGACGCGCCGCGGTAGTCGACGTCCAGCAGCGGGTGGTTCATCGCGTCCTTGACGACCTCGTCGGTCTTGTTCTTGTCCTGGGTCTCACCGACCAGCATGACAGCGACGCCGCCCTGGTTCATGATGGTGGACATGTCCGCGTAGTCCAGGTTGATCAACGAGGGTTGGGTGATGGTCTCCGAGATCCCTTTGACGGTTTCGGCGATGATCTGGTCCATCACCGAGAACGCCTTGCCGATTGGGAGGTTCGGGACGTAATCGAGCAGTCGGTTGTTGTCGAGGACGATGATCGAGTCGGCCTGGTCTCGCAGCTTCTCGAGACCCTCTTCGGCCTTGACCGTCCGGGCACGCTCGACGTTGAACGGCGTCGAGACCATCCCGACGACGATCGCACCCTGCTCTTTGGCGATTTCGGAGACGACGGGGGCGGCACCGGTACCGGTTCCGCCACCCATGCCTGCGGTCACGAACACGAGGTCTGCATCCCCGAGGACCTCTTTGACCGTGCCCTGGGCCATCTCGGTCGCGCGTTCGCCCATCGAGGGATCGCCGCCAGCGCCGAGCCCGTTCGTGAGCGACTTGCCGACGAGGATCTTCGTGTCGGCCTCGATCATCTTGAGGTGCTGTTTGTCCGTGTTGATCGCGACGGTGTCAGCCCCGTCGACGCCGATGTTGTACAGCCGGTTGATGGTGTTGTTACCGGCACCGCCACAGCCGACGATGACGATCCGCGGATCGCCGAACTCGTCGTCGTCCATGTCTTCCATCTCCCGGGACTCCTGTTCGGCGTTTTCGAGGGCGTCTTGTACGATGTCCTGCATCGTTACACCTTGGCCCAGTTTCGTTTGCCGGTCTGTTCGCTCGGTGCGTCCTGTTGTTCGTTGATCATCTCTCGGACGGCCGACCGGATCGCCTCGCTCCGGTTCGGGAACTCGCCCGAGTCGACCAACTGCTCTACCTCGTCGATCTGCTGCTTCGGAATTCGCAGTGTCACACGCTCCATAGTTGTATTCCCTTTGGGGTAAGACGGCGCGCGCCCCTGTCAGACGCGGCGTGTCTTACACGGAGTTGCCCGACATCGGGCGTTTTTCGGCGTTTGCCGACCGTTGTAAGACGACCGTCTTACGCGAATAAGTGAAATACTGGCATAGACAATAAAGCTTTCG
Above is a window of Natronorubrum tibetense GA33 DNA encoding:
- a CDS encoding ribbon-helix-helix domain-containing protein encodes the protein MERVTLRIPKQQIDEVEQLVDSGEFPNRSEAIRSAVREMINEQQDAPSEQTGKRNWAKV
- the ftsZ gene encoding cell division protein FtsZ; amino-acid sequence: MQDIVQDALENAEQESREMEDMDDDEFGDPRIVIVGCGGAGNNTINRLYNIGVDGADTVAINTDKQHLKMIEADTKILVGKSLTNGLGAGGDPSMGERATEMAQGTVKEVLGDADLVFVTAGMGGGTGTGAAPVVSEIAKEQGAIVVGMVSTPFNVERARTVKAEEGLEKLRDQADSIIVLDNNRLLDYVPNLPIGKAFSVMDQIIAETVKGISETITQPSLINLDYADMSTIMNQGGVAVMLVGETQDKNKTDEVVKDAMNHPLLDVDYRGASGGLVHITGGPDLTLKEAEGIADNITERLEASANVIWGARIQENYKGKVRVMAIMTGVQSAQVLGPTTQKQADKSRQSIEGVKNTDFDASKNVDNEFNAHSDGGREELDKQNGVDVIR
- a CDS encoding sugar phosphate nucleotidyltransferase, yielding MHALVFAAGRGTRLRPYTDRTPKPLLEIAGEPLLVRTLRSVVDAGVDGIVIVVGYRAGDVIDTVGSVIDGVPIRYAVQDDREGLAHAVCTAFEEGYGVFDPDTIEEDEDGALPTDVLTVNGDNVFDDDCDLSRLVDRHHEPDVDGTLLLDRVARNEAETTARCVLDDDGTVRSLESSTSEPESGYIAGGVQTHDARTLFEACHTVERSDTGEYELADALEDLIADGNRYVGVDFEGWHLNVNTPADLKQARKYLGADGSTG